One Panicum virgatum strain AP13 chromosome 3N, P.virgatum_v5, whole genome shotgun sequence DNA segment encodes these proteins:
- the LOC120665058 gene encoding basic leucine zipper 23-like: MDDGADLPCQLLFSHPEVPGSFDELFNSATTTCTHTHSCNPPGPSGPMHTHTCLHTHTQVLAGGAEGDDAREDPAKPRRPLGNREAVRKYREKKKAHAAFLEEEVKKLRAANQQLLGRLQDHAALEAEVMRLRSLLLDVRGKIDAEVSASPFQKPCSVGSVVSADPAPCFNGNSEVAGAWEESSIPSAADCRIDEGGGVSREIDVPEGLHHSMDVVANFVGSDSLAE, encoded by the coding sequence ATGGACGATGGAGCTGACCTCCCCTGCCAATTGCTCTTCTCCCACCCGGAGGTGCCTGGCAGTTTCGACGAGCTCTTCAACAGCGCCACAACGACCTGCACCCACACGCACAGCTGCAACCCTCCCGGCCCGTCGGGCCCCATGCACACCCACACGTGCCTGCACACGCACACCCAGGTCCTCGCCGGAGGCGCCGAGGGCGACGACGCCAGAGAGGACCCGGCCAAGCCACGGAGACCGTTGGGGAACAGGGAGGCCGTGCGCAAGTACcgggagaagaagaaggcgcACGCGGCTTTCTTGGAGGAGGAGGTCAAGAAGCTCCGAGCCGCCAACCAGCAGCTGCTGGGGAGGCTGCAGGACCATGCCGCACTGGAGGCAGAGGTGATGAGGCTCAGGAGCCTCCTGCTCGATGTCCGTGGTAAGATTGACGCCGAGGTCAGCGCGTCCCCTTTCCAGAAGCCGTGCAGTGTTGGCTCTGTGGTCTCTGCTGATCCTGCTCCGTGCTTCAATGGCAACTCTGAGGTAGCAGGAGCCTGGGAGGAGAGCTCCATACCATCGGCTGCAGATTGCAGGATAGATGAAGGCGGTGGTGTGTCACGAGAAATTGATGTTCCAGAAGGTTTGCATCATTCCATGGATGTTGTTGCAAACTTTGTGGGTTCTGATTCTCTAGCTGAATGA